TGCGAGCGCTGGCCAACCCCAAGGACGATGCGGTGTTTATCAGCCAGCAAGGCCGGCGCCTGGGGCCTCGTGCGATCCAGGTGCGGGTCAAGGCCGCCGGCGAACGCGAACTGGGCCAGAACCTGCACCCGCATATGCTGCGGCATTCTTTTGCCAGCCACATGCTGGAGTCGTCCCAGGACCTGCGCGCCGTGCAGGAACTGCTCGGCCACTCCGATATCAAGACCACCCAGATCTACACCCATCTGGACTTCCAACACCTGGCAACGGTGTATGACAGCGCCCATCCACGGGCCAAACGCATCAAGGGCGGCGACTCATGAGTATCAAGCTGATCACCTTCGACCTGGACGACACGCTCTGGGACAACGTACCGGTCATCATCAGCGCCGAAGCGTCGATGCGCGAATGGCTGGCGATTAACGCCACCAAGGTGGGCGACCTGCCGCTGGAACATTTCGCCAGCCTGCGCCAGCAGGTGCTGCAGCGTCACCCCGAGCTGAAACACCGCATCAGCCTCCTGCGCCACCGCGTACTGATCCACGCGTTTGAAGAGGCGGGTTATCCACAGCCTGAGGCCAGGGAAATGGCGGATGTGTGCTTTGAGGCGTTCATTGATGCGCGCCATCAACTCACCGTATTCCCTGAAGCCGAGCCCATGTTGAAAGCCCTGCGCCAGCACTTTTTGCTGGGGGTGATCACCAACGGCAATGCGGATGTGCAGCGCGTGGGCCTGGCGGACTATTTTCACTTCGCGCTACGTGCCGAAGATATCGGCATCGCCAAGCCGGATGCGCGCTTGTTTGAAGAGGCGTTGCAGCGCGGTGGCGTGGACGCCGGTGCGGCAGTGCATGTAGGCGATCACCCTGGGGATGACATCGCCGGGGCACAGCTGGCCGGGTTGCGGGCGGTGTGGTTTAACCCGACGGGCAAAGTGTGGGAAGCATCAAAGCGCCCGGATGCAGAAATTCGTAGCCTGACGGAGTTGCCTGCGTTGCTGCAGAGTTGGCAGTAACACTGTCGATCAAAATGTGGGAGGGGGCTTGCTCCCGATAGGAGAGTGACAGTCGATGGAGGAGTCGACTGACCTGCCGCTATCGGGAGCAAGCCCCCTCCCACAGTTAGAACACCACAAGGCCCGGATAAATCATCAGCCATGAAAAAGCCCGCAGCGACGGCGGGCGTTTTCTGACAAGCAGGTGGCAGAGCTTAGATAGGTCGGCTGCCGTACTTGTTATCCGGCTTCTTGGGCGGGTCGGCAACCACATTGGGCTCGACTTCGACCACTTTGCCGCCTTTGGCAAGAAACTCTTCCATCGCGCGGGCCAGGGCATCGCGCTCTTTGTTCTTGGCCTCAACGCTCGGCAGTTCATCTACCGAAACAGCAGCC
This region of Pseudomonas asgharzadehiana genomic DNA includes:
- the sutA gene encoding transcriptional regulator SutA; its protein translation is MSDDDLENDDLEVGEDDEAEDGLDAAAVDDVAEDADESGGDDAAPKAKGKAKAAVSVDELPSVEAKNKERDALARAMEEFLAKGGKVVEVEPNVVADPPKKPDNKYGSRPI
- a CDS encoding HAD family hydrolase produces the protein MSIKLITFDLDDTLWDNVPVIISAEASMREWLAINATKVGDLPLEHFASLRQQVLQRHPELKHRISLLRHRVLIHAFEEAGYPQPEAREMADVCFEAFIDARHQLTVFPEAEPMLKALRQHFLLGVITNGNADVQRVGLADYFHFALRAEDIGIAKPDARLFEEALQRGGVDAGAAVHVGDHPGDDIAGAQLAGLRAVWFNPTGKVWEASKRPDAEIRSLTELPALLQSWQ